The Flaviramulus sp. BrNp1-15 genome has a window encoding:
- a CDS encoding tetratricopeptide repeat protein, protein MKKIFIILLFLITPYVSLSQNTKLIDSLKLELKNRKVDDTVKVSILISLNEKLKYSKPEEAKNYALKSLEISKKINYKFGIASGNMHIGDHYLNRNQNDSALHYYNISKKYFKDINYIRGLIFVNHAMSIVKESTGELDKAIAITRETLKLINEHEEDSDSKTKFIGAQHDALSIRYTEKGNYKIALIEALKALKCFEEINDDYRKAGVLQQIGQIEASLKNYKTSIKYYKEAIDIFNKEEEIWSLTYANISLGAAYQNLEDYEKAKNCFDAAIDYAKKVEDKMALAEALNSLASLELINKNYSKAKQLLLDSKEISETENLQLSLANTYQNLAEIEYYNNKYSTALNYNDEAIKLTKPNNALPYLKRFYGYRSKILQALKKYDDAIFYLNESQKISDSLYSVTKTQQLEELKTIYETEKKEQEILLQKNEIDLLKQKGEINNLYKILFGIGFLLSLIAFYAVRQKLKRSKIEREKLDLELDFKKKELTTHALHLAKKNEVLESLKQQAKDFKSSENSVKGYNQLIRTINFDLKDDNNWENFSKYFEEVHKDFNSNVKQQFPNVTPNELRLMALLKMNLSSKEIANILNISHEGIKKARYRLRKKLGITTEDSLQDLVFNL, encoded by the coding sequence ATGAAAAAGATTTTTATCATTTTACTATTTCTCATAACTCCATACGTTTCTCTTTCACAAAACACAAAACTTATAGATAGTTTAAAGCTTGAACTAAAAAACAGAAAAGTAGATGATACCGTAAAAGTTAGTATTCTAATTAGTTTAAATGAGAAACTTAAGTACTCAAAACCCGAAGAAGCCAAAAATTATGCACTTAAAAGTCTAGAAATCTCTAAAAAAATAAACTATAAATTCGGTATCGCTTCTGGAAATATGCACATTGGCGACCATTACCTAAATAGAAATCAAAATGATTCTGCACTACACTATTACAATATTTCAAAAAAATATTTTAAAGACATTAATTATATAAGAGGTCTTATTTTTGTGAATCATGCTATGTCCATTGTTAAAGAGTCTACTGGAGAATTAGATAAAGCTATAGCCATTACCAGAGAAACATTAAAACTAATTAATGAACATGAAGAGGATAGCGATTCAAAAACAAAATTTATAGGCGCACAACATGACGCACTCTCTATTAGATATACAGAAAAAGGGAACTATAAAATTGCACTTATTGAAGCTTTAAAAGCCTTAAAATGTTTTGAAGAAATAAACGACGACTATAGAAAAGCTGGAGTTTTACAACAAATAGGTCAAATAGAAGCCAGTTTAAAAAACTACAAAACTTCAATTAAATACTATAAAGAAGCTATAGATATTTTTAATAAAGAAGAAGAAATATGGTCTTTAACCTATGCTAACATTTCTCTAGGTGCAGCTTATCAAAATTTAGAAGATTATGAAAAAGCTAAAAATTGCTTTGATGCCGCAATAGATTATGCAAAAAAAGTTGAAGATAAAATGGCTCTTGCCGAAGCCTTAAATTCTTTGGCTTCACTAGAATTAATTAACAAAAACTATTCTAAAGCAAAACAACTGTTATTAGATTCTAAGGAAATTTCAGAAACAGAGAATTTACAACTAAGTCTAGCTAATACCTATCAAAATTTAGCAGAAATAGAGTACTACAACAATAAATATTCAACCGCTTTAAACTATAATGATGAAGCTATAAAACTTACAAAACCCAATAATGCTTTGCCATATTTAAAAAGATTTTATGGGTATCGCTCTAAGATACTTCAAGCGCTAAAAAAATATGATGACGCTATTTTTTATCTAAACGAATCTCAAAAAATTAGTGATAGCCTATATTCAGTTACAAAAACACAACAATTAGAAGAATTAAAAACCATTTACGAAACCGAGAAAAAAGAGCAAGAAATCTTACTTCAAAAAAATGAAATTGACCTTTTAAAACAAAAAGGAGAAATAAATAATCTTTATAAAATTTTATTTGGTATTGGGTTTTTACTGTCACTAATTGCATTTTATGCTGTTAGACAAAAATTAAAACGGAGTAAGATTGAACGTGAAAAATTAGATTTAGAACTGGATTTTAAAAAGAAAGAGCTCACCACACATGCTTTACACCTTGCAAAAAAGAATGAAGTTTTAGAAAGTTTAAAGCAACAAGCAAAAGATTTTAAATCTTCTGAAAATAGTGTTAAAGGTTACAATCAATTAATTAGAACCATTAATTTTGATTTAAAAGATGATAACAACTGGGAAAACTTCAGTAAATATTTTGAAGAAGTACATAAAGATTTTAATAGTAATGTAAAACAACAATTCCCTAATGTAACTCCAAATGAATTAAGACTTATGGCTTTATTAAAAATGAATTTATCTTCAAAAGAAATTGCTAATATCCTTAACATATCTCATGAAGGGATTAAAAAAGCACGCTACAGGCTCCGTAAAAAATTAGGGATCACCACTGAAGATTCTTTACAAGACCTTGTGTTTAACCTTTAA
- a CDS encoding cadherin repeat domain-containing protein, which translates to MKNLFKFALITMLITLCISCSKDEETFIPSASDINSTIDENPSTGTTIGTVATNLTGTLNYNIVSESITNAFSVNSSGVITVKDALVFDYEATTSLTATVSVTNSSETATSKVSVSLNDVDDIMSFLSTSRSAYEAATNNSWIQITSEEYNSLAESLNQVFRSGTTEEEYNHSNTTQNSGGGLYTITNSQQPPMPTGSIVFAFRYRTTTGGSISGNKVKLSNTSNNSGFEDIGTVLPDHNAIEDDVFFVLKGNDVKTTAEGYIAIMMASGNGIGYKTISGNDTFNVGFDDGPELNDSRSGAKFLFQGLSSTQKQWD; encoded by the coding sequence ATGAAAAATTTATTCAAATTCGCACTTATTACAATGCTTATAACTTTATGTATATCGTGTAGCAAAGATGAAGAAACATTTATACCGAGTGCAAGCGATATTAATTCTACTATTGATGAAAATCCATCAACTGGAACAACTATTGGAACTGTTGCTACCAATTTAACTGGTACTCTAAATTACAATATTGTATCAGAATCTATTACAAATGCTTTCTCTGTTAATAGTAGTGGTGTTATAACTGTAAAAGATGCTTTAGTTTTTGATTATGAGGCCACAACAAGCTTAACAGCTACTGTTTCTGTAACTAATTCATCAGAAACAGCAACTTCCAAAGTAAGTGTATCATTAAATGATGTAGACGATATTATGTCATTTTTATCAACTTCTAGATCTGCTTATGAAGCTGCCACTAATAATAGTTGGATTCAAATTACTTCCGAAGAATACAATAGTCTTGCCGAATCCTTAAACCAAGTTTTTAGATCTGGAACAACAGAAGAAGAATACAACCACTCAAATACCACCCAAAACTCAGGAGGAGGACTTTACACCATAACCAATTCGCAACAGCCACCAATGCCAACAGGTAGTATTGTTTTTGCATTTAGATACAGAACTACAACAGGAGGTTCAATTTCTGGGAATAAAGTTAAACTTTCAAACACTAGTAACAACAGTGGTTTTGAAGACATAGGTACTGTATTACCTGACCATAATGCAATAGAAGACGATGTCTTTTTTGTTCTAAAAGGAAATGATGTAAAAACAACAGCAGAAGGTTACATAGCTATAATGATGGCTTCTGGAAACGGAATAGGTTATAAAACCATTTCTGGAAATGACACTTTTAATGTAGGTTTCGATGACGGCCCTGAATTAAATGATTCTAGAAGTGGAGCTAAATTTTTATTTCAAGGTTTAAGTAGTACGCAAAAACAATGGGATTAA
- the bshC gene encoding bacillithiol biosynthesis cysteine-adding enzyme BshC, with amino-acid sequence MQQNSIPFNKTGYFSSLICDYLEQNSDLKPFYNRFPNIENFKSQIEEKHNAFKKETRELLSNILLNQNKGIEVSSSTAQNIESLKSENTFTITTGHQLNLFTGPLYFLYKIISTVNLTKQLKETYPEYNFVPIYWMATEDHDFDEINFFNFKGKKIQWNKDASGGVGRLLTKELESVFKVYSSELGNSKNAVYLKTLFKEAYLKHETLAEATRFLVNELFKDYGLVIIDADNVDLKKQFIPFIEEELLNQTSFKSVSKTNKQINELPEDYKIQVNPREINLFYLTDNSRERIVVEDKVYKVLNTNISWSKNEILKEVSEHPERFSPNVIMRPLYQEVILPNLCYIGGGGELAYWFQLKTYFNKVEVPFPILLLRNSVLLQKESQHKKLENLNISNEDLFLRRDLFINKKVREISNLDIDFSPQKKYLQEQFKDLYKIAEQTDKSFLGAVKAQETKQLKGLESLEKRLLKAQKRKLADYVSRMTDLQNELFPNQSLQERQSNFSEFYLEHGELLIKKLSESLQPLKNEFSIITL; translated from the coding sequence ATGCAGCAAAACAGTATTCCTTTCAACAAAACGGGCTATTTCTCATCATTAATATGTGATTATTTAGAACAAAATTCAGATTTAAAACCATTTTACAATCGATTCCCGAACATAGAGAATTTTAAATCCCAAATAGAAGAAAAGCATAATGCTTTTAAAAAGGAAACAAGGGAATTGCTTTCCAATATTCTTTTAAATCAAAATAAGGGTATTGAAGTTTCCAGTTCAACCGCTCAAAATATTGAAAGTTTAAAATCTGAAAACACCTTTACAATTACTACTGGGCATCAACTTAATTTATTTACAGGTCCGCTTTATTTCTTGTATAAAATTATCTCTACAGTTAATTTAACTAAACAATTAAAAGAAACTTATCCAGAATATAATTTTGTGCCAATTTATTGGATGGCAACTGAAGATCATGATTTTGATGAGATTAATTTTTTCAATTTTAAAGGAAAAAAAATACAGTGGAATAAAGATGCAAGTGGAGGTGTAGGTAGATTATTAACTAAGGAATTAGAAAGTGTTTTTAAAGTGTATTCCAGCGAATTAGGAAACTCTAAGAATGCTGTGTATTTAAAAACGCTTTTCAAAGAAGCATATTTAAAACATGAAACTTTAGCCGAAGCTACACGTTTTTTGGTAAATGAATTATTTAAAGATTATGGTTTAGTTATAATTGATGCTGATAATGTTGATTTAAAGAAACAATTTATCCCTTTTATTGAAGAAGAATTACTTAATCAAACATCTTTTAAATCTGTTTCTAAAACCAACAAACAAATTAATGAATTGCCTGAAGATTATAAAATACAGGTAAACCCAAGAGAAATTAATTTATTTTATTTAACCGATAATTCAAGAGAACGTATTGTTGTTGAAGACAAGGTCTACAAAGTTTTAAATACTAATATTTCTTGGAGCAAGAATGAAATTTTAAAAGAAGTTTCAGAACATCCAGAACGTTTTTCTCCAAATGTAATAATGCGACCTTTGTATCAGGAAGTCATTTTACCTAACCTTTGTTATATTGGTGGTGGTGGAGAGTTGGCTTATTGGTTTCAATTAAAAACGTACTTTAATAAAGTTGAGGTGCCTTTTCCTATATTATTGTTGCGAAATTCGGTGTTACTTCAAAAAGAGAGTCAGCATAAAAAACTCGAAAATTTAAATATTTCTAATGAAGATTTATTTTTAAGAAGAGATTTGTTTATCAATAAGAAAGTAAGAGAAATATCTAATCTTGACATAGATTTTTCACCACAAAAAAAATATTTACAAGAACAATTTAAAGATTTATATAAAATAGCAGAACAAACTGATAAGTCTTTTTTAGGAGCGGTAAAAGCTCAAGAAACAAAGCAATTAAAAGGATTAGAGAGTCTTGAAAAACGTTTGTTAAAAGCTCAAAAAAGAAAATTGGCAGATTATGTTTCAAGAATGACAGATTTGCAAAATGAATTATTTCCAAATCAAAGCTTACAAGAAAGACAATCAAATTTTTCAGAATTCTATTTAGAACACGGTGAATTGCTAATTAAAAAATTGAGTGAAAGTTTACAACCCTTAAAAAATGAGTTTTCAATTATAACTTTATAA
- a CDS encoding T9SS type A sorting domain-containing protein, whose product MMPEKFIGFKNNLAISFVVNTCMLLFLLPQAYSQTTPIPDTNFENYLETHNTNGAIVDIGDASSMGDGIANNGLVLTANIENVSSLNMSYQNISNLDGIEDFVNLETLACDNNNLATINVSANLNLKTLLCGLNNLTSLDIASNTALEVLDCSSNLLSTLDITNNNLLQSVTCSNNRLIDVDVSQNNILSFLAVSNNRLTGLDLSNNLDLESLFCASNQISNLNLSINTSLKTVDVSSNLISNLDLSTINTVTCPDPQTDPITICQGASSINVSNNQLTSLIVANGYNDLITSFTSENNPDLFCIQIDTGFAPNTNWTKDDWTYFGETTCTDIYTYVPDDNFEQALIDLGYDDVLDNLVLTANIDGITTLNISNATIESLIGIEDFMALQTLDCSMNNLEDVDISNNSAIINLNISNNDLSTIDLSNLTNLATLGVSDNMLDELNIENNLALTDLNCSNNTISSLNFSNLTALINLNCDANALQSLNLKNGQNANLLNFSAINNPDLFCIETDTGAVPGAVTWSVDATASYAVNCGTYIPDDNFEQALIDLGLDVAPLDNYVPTVNISAETNLNVSNYGIVDFTGIQDFIALTDLDCSDNTIVELNLTANTALTSILCNNNALEFVDIRNGNNTNTTVFDATSNLNLFCINVDNAIVGNIPAGWTIDAFASYNSDCETNRFTTIPDDNFEQALIDLGIDSGALDNQVLTANIEYLTSLNVSGKNIESLEGIKAFASLTELDCSNNYLNELDVSNMVNLQNLYCGSNYFLTNNTANTNGLLNTTGTVNLTTLFCADNNLGDLNIAPNTNLETLDCANNKLTVLDISNNNNLVEVNCDSNLITTLSTVATNNNTLTNLSCSNNDLSTLSVTNYSALIDLNCRSNSLTMLDITSNNALEVLDFSNNDLTDVNLSGKVNLIAVSGSQNQLTEINDLNSPLLEALVLDNNQIGELTTLLNNFLILKYLVISSNELTTLDVSANTNLIELNVSNNQLTDLLLPTNLNQLKTFNCSSNQIAGDFDLSTLGIGACPAKNEDNPLDFCPDAITINVSGNQLEFVNIQNGINGDILNFTASNNPNLTCIQVDDVNTIPENWVKDATTEFSENCRFGETYVPDDNFEQTLIDLGFDAGALDDYVLTTTIEVITNLNISGNNIVDLTGIEDFTALQNLNCSNNNLSEIDLTENINLIELNCSNNTLDELNLSEAINISNLNISNNLFTLFDASILPNLASFNCDFNAIIELDFQQNLLLVNVSCASNALEILNLKNGQNPNLLDLNTQNNVTLTCIETDTGTVPSGVTWLKDATANYSLECRYGETYVPDDAFEEALISLGFDSGTLDDYIPTSNITNVTTLNVSDSGILDATGIEGFVSLTTLDFQGNALTTIDLSNNLLLTSLNVSANNLASIDVSTLTNLLNLNISENTISEIDVASNVNLVSLDVSSNLLTNLNVDNLTGLQLLNVSDNQLTALHVTLNPNLVTLYCQSNFLVGDQLNLQNGNNENLKTFNASNNPDLACILVDDPVAVISNSDGTYNGWYKDASANYQTICEDADNDGVANADDQCPNTPFGDPVDLFGCSILSLPNNNFTILITGETCLNNNNGKINISTLEYYNYTATLTGEDFSKEYHFTTEIDILNLLAGTYQMCITIEEWPNYMSCYDIVIIQPEPLDVTTGKSSNGKQVSINMSGSSNYNIDFNGLKFNTTDSSVTLSLQNGINSLKVSTDKECQGVYEENIFLSDKILAYPNPFKEKINLYLGELDRENITIKMYSYLGQLVYSKTLTNQKIDILELNTEGFSIGFYTISVQSKESLRTFKIVKK is encoded by the coding sequence ATGATGCCAGAAAAATTTATCGGTTTTAAAAATAATTTAGCAATAAGCTTTGTTGTGAACACTTGTATGTTGTTGTTTTTACTTCCGCAAGCATATTCTCAAACAACACCTATTCCTGATACAAATTTTGAAAATTATCTAGAAACACACAATACAAATGGAGCCATTGTTGATATCGGAGATGCTTCAAGTATGGGTGATGGTATAGCAAATAATGGTTTGGTTTTAACTGCAAATATTGAAAATGTTAGTTCACTAAACATGAGTTATCAAAATATATCTAATCTTGATGGGATTGAGGATTTTGTTAATTTAGAAACTTTGGCTTGCGACAATAATAATTTAGCTACAATTAATGTATCAGCTAATTTAAATTTAAAAACATTACTCTGCGGGCTAAATAATTTAACAAGCTTAGATATAGCCTCTAATACTGCATTAGAAGTGTTGGATTGTTCAAGTAACTTATTATCAACTTTAGATATCACTAACAACAATTTATTACAAAGCGTTACATGTTCAAATAACAGGTTAATTGATGTTGATGTGAGCCAAAATAATATATTAAGCTTTTTGGCAGTTTCTAACAATAGACTTACTGGTTTAGATCTTTCCAATAATCTGGATCTGGAAAGTTTATTTTGTGCCTCAAACCAAATTTCAAATTTAAATCTTTCGATAAATACGTCTTTAAAAACCGTAGATGTTTCAAGTAATTTAATTTCCAATTTAGATTTAAGTACTATAAATACAGTTACCTGTCCAGACCCTCAAACCGATCCCATCACTATTTGTCAAGGTGCTTCTTCAATCAATGTGTCTAATAATCAACTCACATCTCTAATTGTTGCGAATGGCTATAATGATTTAATAACCTCATTTACTTCTGAAAACAATCCAGATTTATTTTGTATTCAAATTGATACAGGATTTGCTCCAAATACCAATTGGACTAAAGATGACTGGACCTATTTTGGAGAAACCACTTGTACAGATATTTACACTTACGTTCCCGATGATAATTTTGAACAAGCTTTAATCGATTTGGGTTACGATGATGTTCTAGATAACTTAGTGCTAACAGCAAATATTGATGGAATAACCACATTAAATATTTCAAATGCTACTATTGAAAGCCTTATAGGTATTGAAGATTTTATGGCACTTCAAACCTTGGATTGCAGTATGAATAATCTGGAGGACGTTGATATTTCAAATAACTCAGCTATAATAAACCTCAATATTTCTAATAACGATTTATCTACTATTGATTTAAGCAATCTTACCAATCTAGCCACTCTGGGTGTTTCGGATAATATGTTAGATGAATTGAACATAGAAAATAATCTAGCTTTAACGGATTTAAATTGTTCAAACAATACGATATCGTCTCTCAATTTTAGTAATCTTACAGCATTAATCAATTTAAATTGTGATGCCAATGCATTACAATCTTTAAACTTAAAAAACGGACAAAACGCCAATCTTTTAAATTTTTCAGCCATAAACAACCCTGATTTATTTTGTATTGAAACCGATACTGGAGCAGTTCCAGGAGCTGTTACATGGAGTGTAGATGCTACGGCTTCATACGCTGTAAATTGTGGAACGTATATTCCAGATGATAATTTTGAACAAGCTTTAATCGATTTAGGGCTAGATGTTGCACCACTAGATAATTATGTGCCAACGGTTAATATTAGCGCAGAAACTAACTTAAATGTGAGCAATTATGGTATTGTAGATTTTACAGGTATTCAAGATTTTATAGCGTTGACAGATTTAGATTGTTCAGATAATACCATTGTTGAACTTAATCTTACAGCAAATACCGCTTTAACCAGTATTTTATGTAACAATAATGCACTTGAATTTGTTGATATAAGAAACGGAAACAACACCAATACAACTGTTTTTGATGCCACAAGTAATCTGAATTTATTCTGCATAAATGTTGATAATGCCATAGTTGGAAATATACCAGCAGGCTGGACAATAGATGCTTTTGCTAGTTATAATTCCGATTGTGAAACTAACAGGTTTACAACCATTCCAGATGATAATTTTGAACAAGCTTTAATCGACTTAGGTATAGATTCTGGAGCATTGGATAATCAAGTACTCACTGCAAATATTGAATATCTTACATCATTGAACGTTAGCGGAAAAAACATTGAAAGTTTAGAAGGTATCAAAGCGTTTGCATCTTTAACAGAATTGGATTGTAGTAACAATTACCTAAATGAATTGGATGTAAGCAATATGGTTAATTTACAAAACCTGTATTGCGGTTCCAATTACTTTTTAACCAATAATACAGCCAATACAAACGGGTTATTGAATACTACAGGAACAGTTAATTTAACGACCTTGTTTTGCGCAGATAACAATTTGGGTGATTTAAACATAGCGCCAAATACCAATTTGGAAACATTAGACTGTGCTAACAATAAATTAACTGTTTTAGATATAAGTAATAACAATAATTTGGTTGAGGTTAATTGTGACAGTAATCTTATAACAACCTTATCTACAGTTGCAACTAACAATAATACACTTACTAATTTGAGTTGCTCAAATAACGATTTAAGCACACTTTCTGTAACTAACTATTCAGCTTTAATAGATTTAAACTGTAGGTCTAATTCGTTGACGATGTTAGATATAACCTCAAATAATGCTTTGGAAGTTTTAGATTTTTCAAATAACGATTTAACAGATGTTAATCTATCTGGAAAAGTAAACTTAATAGCTGTTTCTGGATCACAAAATCAATTAACTGAAATCAATGATTTAAATTCACCTCTTCTAGAAGCTTTGGTTTTAGATAATAATCAAATTGGTGAGTTAACTACCTTGCTTAACAATTTCCTCATACTGAAATATTTAGTAATTTCAAGTAATGAACTAACAACGTTGGATGTAAGCGCTAATACCAATTTAATTGAACTGAATGTTAGCAATAATCAGTTAACAGATTTGTTACTTCCTACTAATTTAAACCAGCTTAAAACATTTAATTGTAGCAGTAACCAAATTGCTGGCGATTTTGATTTATCAACTTTAGGAATTGGTGCATGTCCAGCAAAAAATGAAGATAATCCATTAGATTTTTGTCCAGATGCTATTACAATAAACGTATCTGGCAATCAATTGGAATTTGTCAACATTCAAAATGGAATTAACGGTGATATTTTAAATTTTACCGCAAGTAACAACCCGAATTTAACGTGTATACAAGTTGATGATGTTAACACCATTCCAGAAAATTGGGTTAAAGATGCCACTACTGAGTTCAGTGAAAACTGTAGATTTGGCGAAACATACGTGCCCGATGATAATTTTGAACAGACTCTAATAGATTTAGGTTTCGATGCAGGAGCGCTAGATGATTATGTCTTAACCACAACCATTGAAGTGATAACGAATTTAAACATCAGCGGAAATAATATCGTTGATTTAACAGGAATTGAAGATTTTACAGCGCTTCAAAATTTAAACTGTTCAAACAATAATTTAAGTGAAATTGATTTAACTGAAAATATTAATTTGATTGAACTTAATTGCTCTAATAACACATTAGATGAGTTAAATCTTTCTGAAGCTATCAATATTTCAAATTTAAATATATCCAACAATCTTTTTACGTTATTTGATGCTAGTATTCTACCTAATTTAGCTAGTTTCAATTGTGATTTTAATGCTATAATTGAGTTAGATTTTCAACAAAATCTATTATTGGTTAATGTGAGTTGCGCATCAAATGCATTAGAGATTTTAAACCTTAAAAACGGTCAGAATCCTAACTTATTAGACCTTAATACGCAAAATAACGTCACTTTAACCTGTATTGAAACTGATACTGGTACAGTTCCTAGTGGTGTAACTTGGTTAAAAGATGCTACTGCCAATTATTCTCTTGAGTGTCGCTACGGTGAAACCTATGTGCCTGATGATGCTTTTGAGGAAGCTCTTATCTCATTAGGATTCGATTCAGGCACTTTAGATGATTATATACCGACTTCAAATATTACTAATGTAACGACATTGAATGTTAGTGATAGCGGTATTTTAGACGCAACAGGTATTGAAGGTTTTGTGTCGTTAACAACTCTTGATTTTCAAGGCAACGCGTTAACAACTATCGATTTAAGCAATAATTTGCTTCTTACAAGTTTAAATGTTTCAGCTAATAATTTAGCTTCAATAGATGTGTCAACTCTAACGAATTTATTGAACTTAAACATTTCAGAAAATACAATTTCTGAAATTGATGTCGCTTCAAATGTAAATTTGGTGAGTTTAGACGTGTCGAGTAATTTGTTAACCAATTTGAATGTTGATAATCTCACCGGCTTACAACTTTTAAATGTTTCAGACAATCAATTAACAGCATTACATGTCACGTTAAACCCAAATTTGGTGACCTTGTATTGTCAATCTAATTTCTTGGTTGGCGACCAGTTAAATCTTCAGAATGGAAACAATGAAAATTTAAAAACATTCAATGCATCTAATAATCCAGATTTGGCTTGTATTTTGGTTGATGATCCTGTTGCAGTCATTTCAAATAGTGATGGTACTTACAACGGTTGGTATAAAGATGCTTCAGCAAATTACCAAACTATTTGCGAAGATGCCGATAATGATGGTGTTGCTAATGCAGATGACCAATGTCCAAATACACCTTTTGGAGATCCTGTTGATTTATTCGGGTGTTCCATTTTAAGTTTGCCAAACAATAATTTCACTATTTTAATTACTGGTGAAACCTGCTTAAATAATAATAACGGAAAAATTAATATTTCAACGTTAGAATATTACAATTACACAGCAACTTTAACTGGTGAAGATTTTTCAAAAGAATATCATTTTACCACAGAAATTGACATATTAAATTTATTGGCTGGTACTTACCAAATGTGTATCACTATTGAAGAATGGCCAAATTATATGAGCTGTTATGATATTGTAATTATTCAACCAGAACCATTAGATGTTACAACAGGTAAATCTTCTAACGGTAAACAAGTTTCTATAAATATGTCTGGTAGCTCTAATTACAACATTGATTTTAATGGCTTGAAATTTAACACAACAGATTCATCCGTTACATTAAGCTTGCAAAATGGGATAAATTCACTAAAAGTTAGTACAGATAAAGAATGTCAAGGTGTTTATGAAGAAAATATTTTTCTGTCAGATAAGATTTTGGCTTATCCTAATCCGTTTAAGGAAAAAATAAACCTCTATTTAGGAGAACTTGATAGAGAAAACATAACCATAAAAATGTATTCTTATTTAGGGCAATTAGTGTATTCTAAAACCTTAACAAACCAAAAGATAGATATTTTAGAACTTAATACAGAAGGTTTTTCAATTGGATTTTATACAATATCTGTTCAATCAAAAGAATCATTAAGAACATTTAAAATTGTAAAAAAATGA
- a CDS encoding T9SS type A sorting domain-containing protein, producing MKAQLLFVFIFCFVFSIQAQSSKSYSIVRSNLGTSGSSKIITTSKGKYTVSQSIGQSSVIGTYTNNGYYLRQGYQQPIDKIKVEKAGFANNDLSATVYPNPFEQSVSISFTEDMESEISVLVFNVAGKLIYNRNFSPSKYIELNLNHISSGSYFLKVRSNNKLFNAKLIKK from the coding sequence ATGAAAGCACAATTACTTTTTGTATTTATTTTTTGTTTTGTTTTTTCAATTCAGGCTCAAAGCTCTAAATCGTATTCTATTGTACGATCTAATTTGGGAACAAGCGGATCATCTAAAATAATTACTACCAGTAAGGGTAAATATACTGTAAGTCAAAGTATAGGTCAATCTAGCGTTATAGGAACTTATACGAACAATGGTTATTATTTAAGACAAGGCTATCAACAACCAATAGATAAAATTAAAGTAGAAAAAGCAGGATTTGCTAATAATGATTTATCTGCAACAGTTTACCCAAATCCATTTGAACAATCTGTTTCTATTTCTTTTACAGAAGATATGGAAAGTGAAATTTCAGTTTTAGTTTTTAATGTAGCAGGAAAACTTATTTATAATCGAAATTTTTCACCATCAAAATATATAGAGCTAAATCTTAATCATATTTCTAGCGGATCATATTTTTTAAAAGTACGATCCAACAATAAACTATTTAACGCAAAACTCATAAAAAAATAA